One window from the genome of Streptococcus halotolerans encodes:
- a CDS encoding PTS mannose/fructose/sorbose/N-acetylgalactosamine transporter subunit IIC — MIEWWQILLLTLYSAYQILDELTINSSAGSPVFAGFISGLIMGDMTTGLLIGGSLQLLVLGVGTFGGASRIDATSGAVLATAFSVGQGIKPELAVSTIAVPVAALLVYTDILGRFSTTYFAHRIDKHVDNFNYKAIERNYLLGAVPWALSRALPVFLALALGGRAVETMVNTIADYQWIADGLTLAGKMLPGLGFAILLHYLPVKKNLHYLVLGFGLTAMLTTIYGNLQTVSTTLGGIIGESGLKETVFDASPFKGLPMIGIAIIGAALATIHYKNGQNVTVVEHTTQVSESGEIEDDEI, encoded by the coding sequence ATGATTGAATGGTGGCAAATTTTATTACTTACTCTATATTCGGCTTATCAAATCTTAGACGAGCTGACGATTAACTCCTCTGCTGGATCACCTGTTTTTGCCGGATTTATTTCTGGATTGATTATGGGTGATATGACAACTGGTTTGCTTATTGGCGGTAGTCTTCAATTATTAGTCTTAGGTGTTGGTACTTTTGGTGGAGCCTCACGTATTGATGCCACATCAGGTGCGGTTTTGGCAACGGCTTTCTCTGTTGGACAAGGTATTAAACCAGAACTAGCCGTCTCAACGATTGCCGTTCCAGTGGCAGCTCTCTTGGTTTACACTGATATTCTAGGACGTTTTTCAACCACTTATTTCGCACATCGTATCGATAAACACGTTGATAATTTCAACTACAAGGCTATTGAACGCAACTATCTTTTAGGTGCAGTGCCATGGGCTCTTTCCCGTGCGCTTCCTGTTTTCCTCGCTCTCGCTCTTGGTGGTCGTGCTGTTGAAACTATGGTAAATACAATTGCTGATTACCAATGGATTGCCGACGGTTTGACACTGGCTGGTAAAATGCTTCCAGGTCTTGGGTTTGCTATTTTGCTTCATTACTTGCCGGTTAAGAAAAACTTGCATTATTTGGTACTTGGTTTCGGCTTGACTGCTATGTTGACAACGATTTATGGTAACTTACAAACTGTTTCTACAACTTTAGGTGGTATCATTGGTGAATCAGGACTTAAAGAAACTGTTTTCGATGCATCACCATTCAAAGGTCTTCCAATGATTGGTATTGCTATTATCGGTGCCGCTCTTGCGACAATACACTATAAAAATGGACAAAATGTGACAGTTGTTGAACATACAACACAAGTTTCTGAAAGTGGGGAAATCGAAGATGACGAAATCTAA
- the pbp2a gene encoding penicillin-binding protein PBP2A has protein sequence MTIFDKWKKSLKNLLSTDKEEDDRDFGVYDLDDLEDYSDDTNADETQVYQGFTEDSSKDNKEKSRRFDRSSRHKERAYHGQRDRLSLSERLIKKYPKLAIVRRLIPARDSWIRRFWRRYHIGKIILLIGAIFSLVVGSYLFYLAKTADVEDLQSALKATTLIYDKNEEQVGSLSGQKGTYVELDAISDNLKKAVISTEDRSFYKNNGINFSRFALAIVTMGKFGGGSTITQQLAKNAYLSQEQTITRKAKEFFLALELTKQYSKDEILTMYLNNAYFGNSVWGIEDASHKYFGVSAAELTLEQSAILAGMLKGPEVYNPLYSIKNATNRRDTVLGVMVDAKVISQREAEQAASVDISRELADNYGGTSDTYQYPSYFDAVIQEATQKYGLTEDDIVNKGYKIYTELDQNYQVGMQYVYDDTSYFPVAEDGESSQGASVAMDPKTGAVRGLVGRVSSTSQSFRSFNYATQAKRSPGSAIKPLVAYAPAVANGYSIHKLLPNTPIDYKGYRPENFGGYESEDVPMYQALANSYNVPAVYLVDKLGLSKAFSYGKKFGLNMSAANRELGVALGGSVTTSPLEIAQAYATFANNGVMPKAHLITRIETASGKIIKQFKESNQRVISQSVSKKMTSMMLGTFSNGSAVNANAYGYTMAGKTGTTETKFNPDLTSDQWVVGYTPDIVLSQWIGFEKTDENHYLTGASSGTASTIFSAVASNVLPHTAGSSFDAENAYISDGVAPTYTANPAEAEESVAPKVSNIFDDLKKGAESAKNNFDRAVQDANLEDKARRVWNAIESWLN, from the coding sequence ATGACAATATTTGATAAATGGAAAAAGAGCTTAAAAAACCTTCTTTCTACTGATAAAGAGGAGGATGACCGCGATTTTGGTGTTTATGATCTAGATGATCTTGAGGATTATTCTGATGACACAAACGCCGATGAAACTCAAGTTTATCAAGGTTTTACGGAGGATAGCTCTAAAGATAATAAAGAGAAATCAAGGCGATTTGATCGCTCAAGTCGTCATAAAGAACGAGCTTACCATGGTCAAAGAGACAGATTAAGTCTCTCAGAACGGTTGATCAAAAAATATCCTAAATTGGCGATTGTACGTAGGCTTATTCCGGCACGTGATTCTTGGATTCGACGCTTTTGGCGTCGTTACCACATTGGAAAAATTATCCTCCTGATAGGAGCGATTTTTAGTTTGGTTGTCGGATCTTATTTGTTTTATTTGGCCAAGACAGCCGATGTGGAAGATTTACAGTCAGCCTTGAAAGCGACCACGCTTATCTATGACAAGAATGAAGAGCAGGTTGGTAGTCTGTCTGGTCAGAAGGGAACCTATGTGGAACTGGATGCCATCAGTGATAACCTTAAAAAGGCAGTCATTTCAACAGAGGATAGGAGCTTTTATAAAAACAATGGGATTAATTTCTCTCGGTTTGCCTTAGCGATTGTTACCATGGGGAAATTTGGGGGCGGATCGACCATCACCCAGCAACTTGCTAAAAATGCTTATTTATCTCAAGAGCAGACGATTACTCGTAAAGCAAAAGAATTCTTCCTAGCTTTAGAATTAACCAAACAGTACAGTAAGGATGAGATTCTCACTATGTATCTCAATAATGCTTATTTTGGAAACAGTGTTTGGGGGATTGAGGATGCTAGTCACAAGTATTTTGGTGTCAGTGCAGCAGAGTTAACCTTGGAACAATCAGCTATTTTAGCTGGTATGCTCAAAGGACCAGAGGTTTACAACCCGCTTTATTCTATCAAAAATGCAACCAATCGACGTGATACAGTTCTTGGTGTTATGGTCGATGCCAAAGTTATTAGTCAAAGAGAAGCCGAACAAGCGGCTAGCGTTGATATTTCAAGAGAGCTAGCAGATAATTATGGCGGCACTTCGGATACCTATCAATACCCATCGTATTTTGATGCGGTTATTCAGGAAGCTACTCAAAAGTATGGCTTAACCGAAGACGATATTGTTAATAAGGGCTACAAGATTTACACGGAATTAGACCAGAACTATCAAGTAGGGATGCAGTATGTCTATGATGACACTTCTTATTTCCCAGTGGCGGAAGATGGTGAATCCTCGCAGGGCGCCAGTGTAGCGATGGATCCTAAGACAGGTGCGGTCAGAGGTTTGGTAGGTAGGGTTTCTAGTACTAGTCAATCCTTTAGGAGTTTCAACTATGCAACTCAAGCCAAGCGGAGTCCAGGATCTGCAATTAAACCTCTCGTGGCTTACGCCCCAGCGGTTGCTAATGGGTACTCTATCCATAAGTTATTGCCAAACACGCCAATTGATTATAAGGGCTATAGACCGGAAAACTTTGGTGGTTATGAATCTGAGGATGTTCCTATGTACCAAGCTTTAGCTAATTCATACAACGTTCCAGCAGTTTATCTTGTAGATAAACTGGGGCTATCAAAAGCCTTTAGTTATGGTAAAAAATTCGGTCTTAATATGTCTGCTGCCAACAGAGAACTCGGTGTTGCCCTTGGGGGAAGTGTCACGACTAGCCCACTTGAAATAGCTCAAGCCTATGCAACATTCGCTAATAATGGTGTCATGCCTAAAGCGCACTTGATTACCCGAATTGAGACCGCCAGTGGCAAAATCATCAAGCAGTTTAAAGAATCAAATCAACGTGTGATTAGTCAAAGTGTTAGCAAAAAAATGACTAGCATGATGCTGGGAACCTTCTCCAATGGTTCAGCGGTTAATGCCAATGCTTATGGCTATACTATGGCTGGTAAAACTGGAACAACCGAAACGAAGTTTAATCCTGATTTAACCAGTGATCAGTGGGTTGTTGGCTATACTCCAGATATTGTCTTGAGTCAGTGGATTGGTTTTGAAAAGACTGATGAAAACCACTATCTGACTGGCGCAAGTTCTGGAACAGCGTCTACCATTTTTAGTGCCGTTGCCAGTAATGTCTTGCCTCATACTGCTGGTTCGAGCTTTGACGCGGAAAATGCTTATATTTCAGACGGTGTTGCTCCAACTTACACGGCCAATCCAGCTGAAGCAGAAGAGAGTGTAGCACCTAAAGTTTCTAATATTTTTGATGATCTTAAAAAGGGAGCGGAATCTGCCAAAAATAACTTTGATCGAGCGGTTCAAGATGCGAATCTGGAGGATAAGGCTAGACGAGTATGGAATGCTATCGAGAGTTGGTTGAACTAG
- a CDS encoding RluA family pseudouridine synthase, which translates to MTFTVSIQNPYPETTVKELLEEHLLIPRKVRHFLRTKKNVRVNHELINWQSPVALGDTVELTFDEDDYPTKDIPLGHADLVDCLYQDEHLIVVNKPEGMKTHGNEPTELALLNHVSAFVGKTCYVVHRLDMETSGTVLFAKNPFILPILNRLLENKQIKRQYRALVQGHFSDRSITYRQAIGRHRHDRRKRVVDARNGQKAITHVQVLKAFDKNSLINCQLETGRTHQIRVHLSHNNHPILGDPLYHPKPKGRLMLHAHALSFTHPLTLETIHVTAKSQTFENSLVMVL; encoded by the coding sequence ATGACATTTACGGTAAGCATTCAAAACCCTTATCCCGAAACCACGGTTAAGGAACTCTTAGAAGAACATTTGTTAATCCCGCGTAAGGTAAGGCATTTCTTACGGACCAAAAAGAACGTCCGTGTTAATCATGAATTGATCAATTGGCAAAGTCCAGTTGCTTTAGGAGACACTGTTGAACTCACCTTCGATGAGGACGATTATCCTACTAAAGACATACCTTTGGGACATGCCGATCTGGTGGACTGTCTTTACCAAGATGAGCATCTCATCGTTGTTAATAAACCTGAAGGCATGAAGACGCACGGCAATGAGCCGACTGAACTTGCTCTATTAAATCATGTCTCCGCCTTTGTAGGAAAGACCTGCTATGTTGTTCATCGACTAGATATGGAAACCAGTGGCACCGTGCTTTTCGCTAAAAATCCTTTTATTCTACCAATCCTAAATCGACTGTTAGAAAATAAACAGATCAAGCGTCAATACCGGGCATTGGTTCAAGGACACTTTTCAGACAGGAGTATAACTTATCGTCAAGCCATTGGTCGTCATCGCCACGACCGTCGCAAGCGAGTGGTGGATGCGCGAAACGGTCAAAAGGCGATCACCCACGTCCAAGTTCTCAAAGCTTTCGACAAGAATAGTCTCATCAACTGCCAGTTAGAGACAGGACGCACGCATCAAATCAGAGTCCACCTTAGTCATAACAACCACCCCATCTTAGGTGATCCCCTCTATCACCCAAAACCAAAAGGACGACTGATGCTGCATGCGCACGCGCTGTCTTTTACACATCCACTAACCCTTGAAACCATTCACGTCACTGCCAAATCACAAACCTTTGAAAATAGTCTGGTGATGGTGCTGTGA
- a CDS encoding PTS sugar transporter subunit IIA, producing MTKALILISHGHFSEELKKSTEMIMGPQENIHTVGLLPEEGPKEFEEKLLQTIDGLEEFVMLADLMGGTPCNVAGQLLMKGYHYDLYAGMNMPMVVGFINSCLIGESIDLKSFGAENIHRVNDLLVMSDDDDD from the coding sequence TTGACAAAAGCGTTAATTTTAATCAGTCATGGTCATTTTAGCGAGGAACTTAAAAAAAGTACCGAGATGATTATGGGACCACAAGAAAATATCCATACGGTTGGCCTACTTCCGGAAGAGGGCCCTAAAGAGTTTGAAGAAAAACTCTTGCAAACGATTGATGGGCTTGAAGAGTTCGTTATGCTAGCAGATCTGATGGGAGGAACCCCTTGTAATGTAGCAGGACAACTTCTGATGAAGGGCTATCATTATGACTTGTACGCAGGGATGAATATGCCGATGGTTGTTGGTTTCATCAACAGCTGCCTTATTGGCGAAAGCATTGATTTAAAAAGCTTTGGTGCTGAAAATATTCATCGAGTCAATGATCTCTTAGTGATGTCAGATGACGACGATGACTAA
- a CDS encoding PTS system mannose/fructose/N-acetylgalactosamine-transporter subunit IIB yields MTIVATRIDGRLIHGQVANLWTTKLNISRIMVVDNDIVNNDLEKTGLKLATPAGVKLSILTEEKAAANILAGRYDSQRLLIVARRPDRFLSLIEKGVSIPELNVGNMSQTPETRAVSRSVNVVDEDIQVFDAIHVKGTKIIHQMVPNDSAQDFMTLLDKVR; encoded by the coding sequence ATGACAATTGTTGCAACTCGTATTGATGGCCGTTTAATTCACGGTCAGGTGGCCAATCTATGGACAACAAAATTAAATATCAGCCGAATTATGGTGGTGGATAATGATATTGTTAATAATGACTTGGAAAAAACAGGTTTGAAACTGGCTACACCAGCTGGGGTTAAACTATCGATTTTAACAGAGGAAAAAGCAGCTGCTAATATTTTAGCAGGCCGATATGATTCACAACGTCTCCTGATTGTTGCCCGTCGACCAGATCGTTTTCTATCACTAATAGAAAAAGGTGTGTCAATCCCAGAGCTCAATGTTGGAAATATGTCACAGACACCAGAGACACGCGCAGTTTCTCGTTCCGTTAATGTTGTAGATGAGGATATCCAAGTCTTTGATGCCATTCATGTTAAAGGAACAAAAATCATTCATCAAATGGTTCCCAATGACAGTGCTCAGGATTTCATGACCCTGCTAGACAAAGTCAGATAA
- a CDS encoding GntR family transcriptional regulator, protein MKLSREPKYLRLKKTLQSQILSGNFQEGDKFHTESELVTAFNVSSITAIRALNELEKEGLVERKQGVGTFVSRSRLETLVKFSDIELFQPSQDMVTVLSVTKGNHPTYLNRLGLHKTEHYYQVIRLRTAQEKPYIYHHTYLPHDFVKDTHADKEQFKSIYQLFKKDFNILMSDEAFEETNEICLSYPETVAKQLKLNKNEPAVLQIRTTRQKKTNRILEYVETYKRWDYYKFKISSR, encoded by the coding sequence ATGAAACTAAGCAGGGAACCTAAATATCTACGCCTCAAAAAAACCTTACAAAGCCAAATCCTATCTGGAAACTTTCAAGAAGGTGATAAATTTCATACTGAATCTGAATTAGTCACCGCTTTCAATGTCAGCTCAATCACCGCTATCAGAGCCTTGAATGAACTGGAGAAAGAAGGTCTGGTCGAGCGTAAGCAAGGCGTAGGAACCTTTGTTTCACGATCTCGTTTAGAAACACTAGTCAAGTTTTCCGACATCGAGTTATTCCAGCCCTCACAAGACATGGTTACTGTTTTAAGTGTGACCAAAGGAAATCACCCAACGTATTTAAATCGTCTAGGACTCCATAAAACGGAACACTACTATCAAGTCATACGCTTACGAACTGCTCAAGAGAAGCCCTATATTTATCACCACACCTACTTACCTCATGATTTTGTTAAAGATACTCATGCGGATAAGGAGCAGTTTAAATCGATCTACCAATTGTTCAAAAAAGATTTCAATATCCTCATGAGTGACGAAGCTTTCGAAGAAACGAACGAAATCTGTTTATCCTATCCAGAGACAGTAGCCAAACAATTAAAACTCAATAAGAATGAACCTGCTGTCTTACAAATTCGTACGACACGTCAAAAGAAAACGAATCGTATCTTAGAATATGTTGAAACGTATAAACGTTGGGATTATTATAAATTCAAAATTTCCTCTCGCTAG
- a CDS encoding glycoside hydrolase family 35 protein has translation MSKFTIGEDFYLDGRPFKILSGAIHYFRIPKADWYHSLYNLKALGFNTVETYVPWNRHESKEGDYDFSDHLDLEGFLTMAQDLGLYAIVRPSPYICAEWEFGGLPAWLLEKQVKVRSDDPEFLAYVESYYKVVLPKLAKHQLDQGGNILMFQVENEYGSYGENKAYLRALKKLMEENGLSAPFFTSDGAWQATMRAGSLIDDDVLVTGNFGSKAKLNFARMRLFFQEHGKKWPLMSMEFWDGWFNRWNEPIIRRDPEELADSVMEVLEEGSINLYMFHGGTNFGFMNGASARRDRDLPQVTSYDYDAILDEAGNPSPKFYALQKRLKAVYPDLDYKEPLVKESMALADIPLKRKVTLKDTLAHLSSSRDSFYPQNMEALGQATGYIFYRTRLPRDHEEERLRVIDARDRIQVFLGDQKVATQYQDEIGADIMIEQQADDSQLDILVENMGRVTYGHKLEASTQSKGLGRGLMADLHFVGGWEQYPLPLDNIEKISYDGKWQEGLPSFYEFEFNCQNPKDTYIDMSLFGKGVVFINGYHLGRFWQVGPILSLYLPGVLIKKGQNIITVFETEGIYHNRLSLKDHPIYKEIEGENL, from the coding sequence GTGAGCAAGTTTACGATTGGTGAAGATTTTTATTTAGATGGTCGTCCTTTTAAGATATTATCTGGAGCTATCCACTATTTTAGAATTCCTAAAGCCGATTGGTATCATTCGTTATATAATCTGAAAGCTCTAGGATTTAACACTGTTGAAACCTACGTTCCTTGGAATAGGCATGAATCCAAAGAAGGTGATTATGATTTTTCAGACCACCTCGATCTAGAAGGTTTTTTAACCATGGCTCAAGACCTGGGATTGTATGCTATCGTCCGACCAAGTCCCTATATTTGCGCCGAATGGGAATTTGGAGGGCTGCCTGCTTGGTTGCTTGAAAAACAAGTAAAAGTGCGCTCAGACGACCCTGAATTTTTAGCTTATGTTGAAAGCTACTATAAAGTGGTGTTACCGAAGTTGGCAAAGCATCAACTTGATCAAGGGGGCAATATCCTGATGTTTCAAGTTGAAAATGAGTATGGCTCTTATGGGGAAAATAAGGCCTATCTTCGAGCTTTAAAGAAGCTAATGGAGGAGAATGGTTTATCAGCTCCATTCTTTACATCTGATGGAGCCTGGCAAGCGACGATGAGAGCTGGTAGCTTGATTGATGATGATGTTCTTGTCACTGGAAATTTTGGGTCAAAAGCAAAGCTTAACTTTGCTCGTATGCGTTTGTTTTTCCAAGAACACGGTAAAAAATGGCCGTTAATGAGTATGGAATTTTGGGATGGTTGGTTCAACCGTTGGAATGAGCCAATCATACGGCGTGATCCAGAAGAATTGGCGGATTCGGTGATGGAGGTACTGGAAGAGGGAAGTATTAACCTCTATATGTTCCATGGCGGGACGAACTTTGGGTTTATGAATGGTGCATCCGCGCGACGAGATAGAGACTTACCTCAAGTAACGTCTTACGATTATGACGCTATCTTAGACGAAGCTGGTAATCCTAGTCCTAAGTTTTATGCGCTTCAAAAGCGGCTGAAAGCTGTTTATCCTGACTTAGATTATAAAGAGCCTTTAGTGAAAGAAAGCATGGCACTAGCTGATATTCCTTTGAAACGAAAGGTGACGCTGAAGGATACTTTAGCCCATTTATCGAGCTCGAGAGACAGTTTCTATCCTCAAAACATGGAAGCCTTAGGTCAAGCAACAGGATATATTTTTTATCGAACGCGTTTACCTCGTGATCATGAAGAGGAAAGGCTTCGTGTTATCGATGCCAGAGATCGAATCCAAGTTTTTTTAGGTGATCAGAAAGTGGCGACCCAATATCAAGACGAAATTGGAGCTGACATCATGATAGAACAACAAGCAGATGACAGTCAGCTTGATATTTTAGTAGAAAATATGGGGCGTGTGACTTACGGGCATAAGTTAGAAGCTTCAACACAAAGTAAAGGGCTTGGCCGTGGTCTGATGGCAGATTTACACTTTGTAGGAGGGTGGGAGCAGTACCCATTACCTCTGGATAACATTGAAAAGATCTCCTATGATGGAAAATGGCAAGAAGGTTTACCGAGCTTCTATGAATTTGAATTTAATTGTCAAAATCCTAAAGATACTTATATTGACATGTCGTTATTTGGTAAGGGTGTCGTCTTTATTAACGGTTATCATTTAGGAAGATTTTGGCAAGTTGGTCCAATCTTATCGCTTTATCTGCCAGGTGTTCTCATTAAAAAAGGTCAAAATATAATCACCGTCTTTGAAACAGAAGGCATTTATCACAATCGCTTATCCTTAAAAGATCATCCTATTTACAAAGAAATAGAAGGAGAAAATTTATGA
- the rpmG gene encoding 50S ribosomal protein L33: MAQKKASLACAECGSRNYSIGVSSNPKPTRLEVNKFCKHCQKYTLHKETR, encoded by the coding sequence ATGGCACAGAAAAAAGCAAGCCTAGCGTGTGCAGAGTGTGGAAGTCGAAATTACTCTATCGGAGTATCTAGCAACCCAAAACCAACACGACTAGAAGTCAATAAATTTTGTAAACATTGTCAAAAATATACACTACACAAAGAAACAAGATAG
- a CDS encoding PTS system mannose/fructose/sorbose family transporter subunit IID, translated as MTKSNYKLTKADFNQINKRSLFTFQWGWNYERMQGSGYLYLILPQLRKIYGDGTPELKEMMKTHVQFFNTSNFFHTIITGIDLALEENEGVSSKDAVNGVKTGLMGPFAPIGDSLFASLVPSIMGSVAASLATNGNPIGVFLWVAVNIAIMVFRWKQLEFAYKEGTKLVTTMRDKLSALVDAASVMGVFMVGALIATMINFKFIAEPKIGDKVINIQDLFDQIFPRLVPALFTGLVFWLLGRKGMSSTKAILIIIIFALLMSYFKILGV; from the coding sequence ATGACGAAATCTAATTACAAATTAACAAAAGCAGATTTTAATCAAATTAATAAACGTAGTCTCTTTACTTTCCAATGGGGATGGAACTATGAGCGTATGCAGGGGTCAGGTTATCTTTATCTTATTTTGCCTCAACTGCGCAAAATTTATGGAGATGGCACACCAGAATTGAAAGAAATGATGAAAACACATGTTCAATTCTTTAACACGTCAAATTTCTTCCATACCATCATTACTGGTATCGACCTAGCTTTGGAAGAAAATGAAGGGGTGTCGTCTAAAGATGCGGTTAATGGGGTTAAAACAGGTTTGATGGGACCTTTTGCTCCGATTGGTGACTCACTTTTTGCTTCACTAGTACCGTCCATTATGGGGTCTGTTGCAGCATCGCTAGCAACAAATGGTAACCCAATTGGGGTATTCCTCTGGGTAGCTGTCAACATTGCGATTATGGTCTTTCGTTGGAAACAACTGGAATTCGCTTATAAAGAAGGTACCAAGCTGGTAACGACTATGCGTGACAAGTTGAGTGCCTTGGTTGATGCGGCCTCTGTTATGGGGGTGTTCATGGTCGGTGCTTTAATCGCAACGATGATTAATTTCAAATTCATTGCTGAGCCTAAGATTGGCGATAAGGTCATCAATATCCAAGATTTATTCGATCAAATTTTCCCACGTTTGGTGCCAGCATTGTTCACAGGCTTAGTCTTCTGGCTACTAGGTCGTAAAGGCATGAGTTCTACAAAAGCTATTTTGATTATTATCATTTTTGCCTTGTTGATGTCATACTTTAAGATTTTGGGTGTTTAA
- the lacD gene encoding tagatose-bisphosphate aldolase, producing MTVSLTQTKYQSMKQLSDHGIISALAFDQRGALKRMMAKHQAEEPTVEQIEELKSLVSEELTPYASSILLDPEYGLPATKVRHKEAGLLLAYEKTGYDATTTSRLPDCLDVWSAKRIKEAGADAVKFLLYYDVDGDEAVNEQKKAYIERIGSECQAEDIPFYLEILTYDETISDNSSMAFAQVKPHKVNGAMAVFSEDRFGVDVLKVEVPVNMNFVEGFAKGEVLYTKEEAAQAFRDQEEASHLPYIYLSAGVSAKLFQETLKFAAESGAKFNGVLCGRATWAGAVPVYITDGPDAAREWLRTEGLKNINDLNAVLQKTATSWEDKVK from the coding sequence ATGACTGTATCGCTGACGCAAACGAAATACCAATCAATGAAGCAGTTGAGTGATCATGGCATCATCTCAGCCCTTGCTTTTGATCAACGTGGTGCTTTAAAACGCATGATGGCCAAACATCAAGCCGAGGAGCCAACGGTTGAACAAATAGAAGAACTGAAAAGTCTGGTTTCAGAAGAATTGACACCATATGCTTCTTCCATCCTACTTGATCCTGAATACGGGCTTCCGGCGACAAAAGTCCGTCATAAAGAGGCCGGTTTACTCCTTGCCTATGAAAAAACAGGCTACGATGCGACAACGACTAGTCGTTTACCAGACTGTCTTGATGTCTGGTCAGCCAAACGCATCAAGGAAGCTGGCGCTGACGCCGTGAAGTTTTTGCTTTACTATGATGTCGATGGTGACGAAGCTGTTAATGAGCAGAAGAAAGCCTATATTGAACGTATTGGTTCAGAGTGTCAAGCAGAAGATATTCCTTTCTACCTTGAAATCTTAACATATGACGAGACTATTTCTGATAATAGCAGTATGGCGTTTGCTCAAGTCAAACCTCATAAAGTTAATGGTGCGATGGCTGTTTTTTCAGAAGACCGCTTTGGCGTAGATGTGTTGAAAGTGGAAGTGCCTGTTAATATGAATTTTGTGGAAGGATTTGCTAAAGGAGAGGTTCTTTACACTAAAGAGGAGGCGGCTCAAGCTTTCCGTGACCAAGAAGAGGCGAGCCATTTACCATATATCTATTTAAGTGCAGGTGTATCAGCTAAACTCTTTCAAGAAACCCTCAAGTTTGCAGCGGAATCAGGAGCTAAATTTAACGGTGTGCTATGTGGTCGTGCCACATGGGCAGGTGCGGTACCGGTTTATATCACAGATGGTCCAGATGCCGCTCGCGAATGGCTTCGTACAGAAGGCTTAAAGAACATCAATGACCTCAATGCAGTACTTCAAAAAACCGCTACAAGCTGGGAAGACAAGGTAAAATAG